The Prunus persica cultivar Lovell chromosome G8, Prunus_persica_NCBIv2, whole genome shotgun sequence genome includes a region encoding these proteins:
- the LOC18768660 gene encoding uncharacterized protein LOC18768660, with protein sequence MSVLYGRLSLSTNELARPGFRKLDYIQSAAKLLRFIKCLGRKEIPQEELLVKIFSDDIENLIELLHILLPELICEVKVGGKLVKRFTEMVCVGPALERRIEEDQLNARDAFRIRKLRDWRLDHFCWEISKEEFKDAILFSRLYDDERAMVDKQLELLVFLFPHWISKAQMNDKWILRVKKEETEEVETQLQLAMRSIKPPQSRGSDEVYEFLFALRRSFVKNAGNCFCCRDELYNDTFKEVIEYPCNHRFHKRCTEESNTVHCPLCADTQKNRKKHKKTRMKT encoded by the exons ATGAGTGTACTATATGGACGTCTTTCCCTTTCTACCAATGAACTTGCAAGGCCCGGCTTTCGCAAGTTGGATTATATTCAGTCGGCAGCGAAGCTCTTGAGGTTTATCAAGTGTTTGGGCCGTAAAGAAATCCCACAAGAAGAGCTGTTAGTGAAAATCTTTTCAGATGATATTGAAAATCTGATTGAGTTGCTTCACATCTTGCTACCGGAACTGATTTGTGAAGTAAAAGTGGGGGGCAAATTAGTCAAGCG GTTTACAGAGATGGTGTGTGTTGGACCGGCTCTTGAAAGGCG CATTGAAGAAGATCAATTGAATGCTAGGGATGCATTTAGGATTAGGAAACTACGGGATTGGCGTCTAGATCACTTTTGCTGGGAGATATCAAAGGAGGAATTTAAAGATGCTATTCTTTTTAGTCGATTATATGATGATGAGAGGG CGATGGTTGACAAACAACTGGAGCTAttagttttcctctttcctcATTGGATTTCAAAAGCACAGATGAACGATAAATGGATTCTTCG GGttaagaaagaagaaactgaGGAAGTAGAAACGCAGCTTCAGCTTGCAATGCGTTCAATAAAGCCTCCACAATCGCGTGGTAGCGATGAAGTCTATGAATTCTTGTTTGCTCTTAGAAGATCGTTTGTGAAGAATGCAGGG AATTGCTTCTGCTGCCGTGATGAGCTCTACAATGATACTTTTAAGGAAGTCATTGAATATCCCTGCAATCATCGATTTCACAAGAGATGCACTGAGGAGAGCAACACTGTTCACTGCCCGCTTTGTGCAGACACACAAAA GAACAGGAAGAAGCACAAGAAGACGCGAATGAAGACGTAG